From the genome of Mycteria americana isolate JAX WOST 10 ecotype Jacksonville Zoo and Gardens chromosome 12, USCA_MyAme_1.0, whole genome shotgun sequence, one region includes:
- the ARPC1B gene encoding actin-related protein 2/3 complex subunit 1B encodes MAYHSFLLEPISCHAWNKDRTQIALCPNNHEVHIYRKDGAKWSKVHELKEHNGQVTGIDWAPESNRLVTCGTDRNAYVWTLKGNVWKPTLVILRINRAARCVKWSPKENKFAVGSGSRLISICYFEQENDWWVCKHIKKPIRSTVLSLDWHPNNVLLAAGSCDFKCRIFSAYIKEVEERPSPTPWGSKMPFGELMFESSSSCGWVHSICFSASGARVAWVSHDSTLCLADANKKMAVASLCTETLPLLAVTFITENSLVAAGHDCYPMLFTYEESQGALTFGGKLDLPKQSSQRGLTARERFQNLDKKASSDAANATLDTLHKNSISQISVLAGGKANCSQFCTTGMDGGMSIWDVKSLESALKDLKIK; translated from the exons ATGGCCTACCACAGCTTCCTGCTGGAGCCCATCAGCTGCCACGCCTGGAACAAAGACCGGACCC AGATCGCCCTCTGCCCCAACAACCACGAGGTCCACATCTACCGCAAGGATGGGGCCAAGTGGAGCAAAGTCCATGAGCTGAAGGAGCACAATGGGCAGGTGACAG GCATCGACTGGGCCCCTGAGAGCAACCGGCTGGTGACGTGTGGGACCGACCGCAATGCCTACGTCTGGACCCTGAAGGGCAACGTCTGGAAACCCACCCTGGTCATCCTGCGGATCAACCGGGCCGCCCGCTGCGTCAAGTGGTCCCCCAAGGAGAACAAGTTTGCCGTGGGCAGCGGCTCCCGGCTCATCTCCATCTGCTACTTTGAGCAGGAGAATGACTG GTGGGTTTGCAAGCACATCAAGAAGCCCATCCGCTCGACGGTGCTCAGCCTCGACTGGCACCCCAACAACGTCCTCCTGGCCGCCGGCTCCTGCGACTTCAAGTGCCG GATCTTCTCAGCCTACATCAAGGAGGTGGAGGAGCGGCCCAGCCCCACACCGTGGGGCTCCAAGATGCCCTTCGGGGAGCTGATGTTCGAGTCGAGCAGCAGCTGCGGGTGGGTGCACAGCATCTGCTTCTCGGCCAGCGGCGCCCGCGTGGCCTGGGTGAGCCACGACAGCACCCTCTGCCTCGCCGATGCCAACAAGAAGATGGC CGTCGCCTCCCTGTGCACCGAGACCTTGCCCCTCCTGGCCGTCACCTTCATCACCGAAAACAGCCTGGTGGCCGCG GGCCACGACTGCTACCCGATGCTGTTCACCTACGAGGAGAGCCAGGGCGCGCTGACCTTCGGGGGGAAGCTGGACCTCCCCAAGCAGAGCTCCCAGCGTGGCCTCACCGCCCGTGAGCGCTTCCAGAACCTGGACAAGAAAGCGAGCTCGGACGCTGCCAACGCCACGCTGGACACCCTGCACAAGAACAGCATCAG CCAGATCTCGGTGCTGGCGGGTGGGAAGGCCAACTGCTCGCAGTTCTGCACCACGGGGATGGACGGCGGCATGAGCATCTGGGACGTCAAG AGCCTGGAGTCGGCACTGAAGGATCTCAAGATCAAATGA